One genomic segment of Deinococcus terrestris includes these proteins:
- a CDS encoding MotA/TolQ/ExbB proton channel family protein has product MNVVELLRAAGPLLWVLAALSVYVVYTAAVRAQALARLGRDPDALIERARAITAESGPAAALAEVDRAAHPGSAVHVLRAGLGRADRGPEAAQAAMNSALLAEDARLYAGLPALGTAAQIAPLLGLLGTVIGMVRSFLVFADTAAPTPDQLAQGISEALVNTAAGLIVAVVAYVARNALKARADRIATGAERVREEVPAWLAGRNRGMVPEVALHFDPVPAAGATR; this is encoded by the coding sequence ATGAACGTCGTCGAGCTTTTGCGGGCCGCTGGCCCCCTGCTGTGGGTGCTGGCCGCGCTGTCCGTGTACGTCGTCTACACCGCTGCCGTGCGGGCGCAGGCGCTGGCCCGACTGGGCCGCGACCCGGACGCCCTGATCGAGCGGGCGCGGGCCATTACCGCCGAGAGCGGCCCGGCGGCGGCGCTAGCGGAAGTGGACCGCGCCGCGCACCCTGGCTCGGCCGTCCACGTGCTGCGGGCGGGGCTGGGCCGCGCCGACCGTGGCCCGGAGGCGGCGCAGGCCGCAATGAACTCGGCCCTGCTCGCCGAAGACGCCCGGCTCTACGCGGGCCTCCCGGCGCTGGGCACTGCCGCGCAGATCGCGCCGCTGCTGGGGCTGCTGGGCACCGTGATCGGGATGGTGCGGTCCTTCCTGGTCTTCGCGGACACCGCCGCCCCCACGCCCGATCAGCTCGCGCAGGGAATCAGCGAGGCGCTGGTCAACACGGCGGCGGGACTGATCGTGGCGGTGGTCGCCTACGTTGCCCGCAACGCGCTCAAGGCCCGCGCCGACCGGATCGCCACCGGGGCCGAACGGGTGCGCGAGGAGGTTCCAGCGTGGCTGGCGGGCCGGAACCGGGGCATGGTGCCGGAGGTGGCGCTGCATTTCGACCCGGTTCCGGCAGCCGGAGCCACGCGGTGA
- a CDS encoding site-2 protease family protein has protein sequence MTPKPPRTRSPLTTVLSAVGGGLLGFFIGDALFSSGAPLWAVLLGLALGWPLQVLVHELGHAWFGRRVGLHLRVLGIGPVSWWPQQRRWRRSRVPALGFAYMMPPPGLALDDLARRYRHMIAGGPLVGLLFSVACAALALAAQGNASTVLWTVAGVGLLLNLVSALPLTGPGLLPDGARWRRLRPGSATARPEAALLALAAAAIRQRPRDWPPELLAALHAPLFDATARQYRAQVAADHGDLEGAARHLEDALALTEGQPPLLRAGFLAEQAYVSARRGDAAAARAALSAVPATPLLPDSSRARAEAVILLAEGRHAEVPEVLARGRAALDDPLCPHGVEEAWLGELEAALLPAPPARTLST, from the coding sequence ATGACGCCGAAGCCGCCCCGGACCCGGTCGCCACTCACCACCGTCCTGAGCGCGGTAGGAGGCGGTCTGCTGGGGTTCTTCATCGGCGACGCCCTCTTCAGCTCCGGGGCGCCGCTGTGGGCCGTGCTGCTGGGGCTGGCGCTGGGGTGGCCGCTTCAGGTCCTGGTCCACGAACTGGGGCACGCCTGGTTCGGCCGTCGGGTGGGCCTGCACCTGCGCGTGCTGGGAATCGGCCCGGTCAGTTGGTGGCCCCAGCAGCGCCGCTGGCGCCGCAGCCGCGTCCCGGCGCTGGGGTTCGCGTACATGATGCCCCCGCCTGGCCTGGCCCTGGACGACCTCGCCCGCCGGTACCGCCACATGATCGCGGGGGGGCCGCTGGTGGGCCTGCTGTTCAGCGTGGCGTGCGCGGCCCTGGCGCTGGCCGCGCAGGGAAACGCGAGCACCGTCCTGTGGACCGTGGCGGGAGTGGGCCTGCTCCTCAACCTGGTCTCGGCCCTGCCCCTCACCGGACCCGGCCTGCTGCCCGACGGTGCCCGCTGGCGGCGGTTGCGGCCCGGCTCGGCCACCGCCCGCCCGGAAGCGGCCCTGCTGGCCCTGGCCGCCGCCGCGATCCGGCAGCGCCCCCGCGACTGGCCGCCCGAACTGCTCGCGGCCCTGCACGCGCCCCTCTTCGACGCCACGGCCCGGCAGTACCGGGCACAGGTCGCCGCCGACCACGGCGATCTGGAGGGGGCGGCGCGGCACCTGGAGGATGCCCTGGCCCTGACCGAGGGCCAGCCGCCCCTGCTGCGGGCTGGCTTCCTGGCCGAGCAAGCGTACGTTTCTGCCCGCCGGGGGGACGCCGCCGCCGCCCGCGCCGCTCTGAGCGCCGTGCCCGCCACCCCCCTGCTCCCGGACAGCAGCCGCGCCCGCGCCGAGGCCGTCATCCTCCTGGCCGAGGGCCGCCACGCGGAGGTGCCGGAGGTGCTCGCCCGGGGCCGCGCCGCGCTGGACGACCCGCTGTGCCCGCATGGGGTGGAGGAGGCCTGGCTGGGCGAACTGGAAGCGGCGCTGCTCCCCGCGCCCCCGGCCCGCACCCTGTCTACCTGA
- the sufD gene encoding Fe-S cluster assembly protein SufD produces MTQPVTQDLIVPAGGPEWLTAKRRESLDLFNTLEVPTEGVEAWKYTRVDVDFGELRPHPKRERVADISALPESVQKRLTSTDVGAYLVLDGPDVVYATELPAELREKGVIFTDLKTAVEQHADKVQQYLYSVVPAEVPDDTTIAAPGTTPSKSPDPSEGKFSALAAALWTNGAFVYVPRGVEVELPLGSFRVMSEAGTYTATRTLVVAEENAQVTFIDEQDSEELPGTYAIGAVELVVKSGARLRYVSIQNWGKGVTHIQRQRGDVHRDATLNSLVVTMGGTLSRTEMQSYLRGQGSDSEMLALYFANEDQHFDHYTLQHHAAPHAHSDLLYKGVNADQSVGVFSGMIKVDLGAQKTDAYQKHRTLMLSSEAQNFSVPQLEINANDVRCSHGSTTGPVNQEALFFLRSRGIHKELAEKMLVTAFLEDVLSRVPLQSVVKYIEGIIAEKVGAA; encoded by the coding sequence ATGACCCAACCCGTAACCCAAGACCTGATTGTCCCGGCGGGCGGCCCCGAGTGGCTGACCGCCAAGCGCCGCGAATCGCTCGACCTCTTCAACACGCTCGAAGTGCCCACCGAGGGGGTCGAAGCCTGGAAGTACACTCGCGTGGACGTGGACTTCGGCGAACTGCGCCCCCACCCCAAGCGCGAGCGCGTGGCCGACATTTCAGCCCTGCCTGAGAGCGTGCAGAAGCGCCTCACGAGCACCGATGTGGGTGCTTACCTCGTGCTCGACGGCCCGGACGTGGTGTACGCGACCGAACTGCCCGCCGAGTTGCGCGAAAAGGGCGTGATCTTCACCGACCTGAAGACCGCCGTGGAGCAGCACGCCGACAAGGTGCAGCAGTACCTCTACTCGGTGGTCCCGGCCGAAGTGCCCGACGACACCACCATCGCCGCGCCCGGCACGACGCCCAGCAAGTCGCCCGATCCCTCCGAGGGCAAATTCTCCGCACTGGCGGCCGCCCTGTGGACGAACGGCGCCTTCGTGTACGTGCCGCGTGGCGTCGAAGTCGAGCTGCCCCTCGGCTCCTTCCGCGTGATGAGCGAGGCGGGCACCTACACGGCCACCCGCACCCTCGTCGTGGCGGAGGAGAACGCGCAGGTCACCTTCATCGACGAGCAGGACAGCGAGGAACTGCCCGGCACCTACGCCATCGGCGCGGTCGAACTGGTGGTCAAGTCCGGCGCCCGGCTCCGCTACGTCTCCATCCAGAACTGGGGCAAGGGCGTGACGCACATCCAGCGTCAGCGCGGGGACGTTCACCGGGACGCGACGCTGAACAGCCTCGTCGTGACGATGGGCGGGACCCTCAGCCGCACCGAGATGCAGTCCTACCTGCGCGGGCAGGGCAGCGACTCGGAGATGCTGGCGCTGTACTTCGCCAACGAGGACCAGCACTTCGACCACTACACCCTCCAGCACCACGCCGCGCCGCACGCGCACAGTGACCTGCTCTACAAGGGTGTGAACGCCGATCAGTCGGTGGGCGTCTTTTCCGGCATGATCAAGGTGGACCTGGGCGCCCAGAAGACCGACGCCTACCAGAAGCACCGCACGCTGATGCTGAGCAGCGAAGCGCAGAACTTCTCCGTACCGCAGTTGGAGATCAACGCGAACGACGTGCGCTGCTCGCACGGCTCGACCACCGGCCCCGTCAATCAGGAGGCCCTGTTCTTCCTGCGCTCGCGCGGCATCCACAAGGAACTCGCCGAGAAGATGCTCGTCACCGCCTTTCTGGAAGACGTGCTCTCGCGGGTGCCGCTCCAGAGTGTGGTGAAGTACATTGAGGGCATCATTGCGGAGAAGGTGGGGGCGGCGTAA
- a CDS encoding aminopeptidase, whose translation MKAWVVGGVLMLTLSGCGEVRYLTQAATGQLDLLVRARPVADVLADPTTPPETRRKLALVQEVRAFAVGELGLPDRGAYRKYVDVGRPYVVWNVFRAPEFGLDLLTSCFPVAGCVGYRGYFREADARAYADTRRAAGEDVRVGGVSAYSTLGYLRDPVLSTMLAYPDPSLIRTVIHELAHPAVYVPGDTVYNESFATAVEEEGWRRWLAAHGTPDLAEADQVGQERAQAFEALLLGTRAELQALYAQPLAPEEMRTRKAAVLAGLQDRYAALKASWGGYAGYDGWFAAGVNNAALASVAAYATLVPEFGAALTRVGGALPALYELARRCGERPSGERVTCLRGAGE comes from the coding sequence ATGAAAGCCTGGGTGGTGGGCGGAGTGCTGATGCTGACCCTGAGTGGCTGCGGCGAGGTCCGGTATCTGACCCAGGCGGCGACCGGGCAACTCGACCTGCTGGTGCGGGCGCGGCCCGTGGCGGACGTACTGGCGGACCCCACGACCCCGCCGGAGACGCGCCGCAAGCTGGCGCTGGTGCAGGAAGTCCGCGCCTTCGCCGTGGGCGAGCTGGGTCTGCCCGACCGGGGGGCCTACCGCAAATATGTGGATGTGGGCCGCCCCTACGTCGTCTGGAACGTGTTCCGGGCACCGGAGTTCGGGCTGGACCTGCTGACCTCCTGCTTTCCGGTGGCCGGATGCGTGGGCTACCGGGGCTACTTCCGCGAGGCGGACGCGCGGGCTTACGCCGACACGCGGCGGGCGGCAGGCGAGGACGTGCGGGTAGGGGGCGTGAGCGCGTACAGCACGCTGGGTTACCTGCGCGACCCGGTGCTCTCGACCATGCTGGCCTACCCCGACCCCTCCCTGATCCGCACCGTGATCCATGAACTCGCCCACCCCGCCGTCTACGTGCCCGGCGATACCGTCTACAACGAGTCCTTCGCCACCGCCGTCGAGGAGGAAGGCTGGCGGCGCTGGCTGGCGGCCCACGGCACCCCGGACCTGGCCGAGGCCGACCAGGTGGGTCAGGAGCGGGCGCAGGCGTTCGAGGCGCTGCTGCTGGGCACGCGGGCCGAGTTGCAGGCCCTCTACGCGCAGCCCCTCGCGCCGGAGGAGATGCGCACGCGCAAGGCGGCAGTGCTAGCGGGCTTGCAGGACCGCTACGCGGCGCTCAAAGCGAGCTGGGGTGGCTATGCGGGCTACGATGGCTGGTTCGCCGCCGGGGTCAATAACGCGGCCCTCGCCTCGGTCGCGGCCTACGCGACGCTGGTGCCCGAATTCGGGGCGGCGCTGACCAGGGTCGGAGGCGCCCTTCCCGCCCTGTACGAGCTGGCGCGGCGCTGCGGCGAGCGGCCGTCCGGGGAACGGGTGACCTGCTTGCGAGGTGCAGGGGAATAA
- the sufB gene encoding Fe-S cluster assembly protein SufB, translated as MTNPEVANINKDYEYGWSSPERYAVKAPKGLSREVVEMISKAKDEPQWMLDFRLKALEIFYSKPMPTWGADLSGLNLDEIYYYIKPEGFNARSWDDVPDDVKQTFERLGIPEAERKALAGVGAQYESEMVYHNLKEEWEKLGVVFLSIEDGLKQYPDLFREYFATVVPPEDNKFAAINSAVWSGGSFVYVPKGVKVDIPLQTYFRINAESSGQFERTLIIVDEGAQAHYIEGCTAPTYASDSFHSGVIEIIVKEGARFRYSTIQNWSHNVYNLVTQRAAVYGNGVMEWVDGNLGSKVTMKYPACYLLEEGARGEVLSIAMAGRGQHQDAGAKIVHFAPYTSGTIVSKSISKDSGRSSYRGLVKIYEGARGSKTNVECDALLLDEEARTDTYPYIEIEEKDASVGHEATVSKINDEQILYLQSRGLSEDEAAGLIVRGFIEPIAKELPLEYAVELNRLIELEMEGSVG; from the coding sequence ATGACCAATCCCGAAGTCGCCAACATCAACAAGGACTACGAGTACGGCTGGAGTAGCCCCGAGCGGTACGCCGTCAAGGCGCCCAAGGGCCTCTCGCGCGAGGTCGTCGAGATGATTTCCAAGGCCAAGGACGAGCCGCAGTGGATGCTCGACTTCCGGCTCAAGGCGCTGGAGATCTTCTACTCCAAGCCCATGCCCACCTGGGGCGCGGACCTCAGCGGCCTCAACCTTGACGAGATCTATTACTACATCAAGCCCGAAGGCTTCAACGCCCGCTCCTGGGACGACGTGCCCGACGACGTGAAGCAGACCTTCGAGCGCCTGGGCATCCCGGAAGCTGAGCGCAAGGCGCTGGCGGGCGTCGGCGCCCAGTACGAATCCGAGATGGTGTACCACAACCTCAAGGAGGAGTGGGAGAAGCTCGGCGTCGTGTTCCTGAGCATTGAGGACGGGCTGAAGCAGTACCCGGACCTCTTCCGCGAGTACTTCGCCACCGTCGTGCCGCCCGAGGACAACAAGTTCGCGGCGATCAACTCGGCCGTGTGGTCGGGTGGGTCCTTCGTGTACGTGCCCAAGGGCGTGAAGGTGGACATTCCCCTTCAGACGTACTTCCGCATCAACGCAGAGAGCAGCGGGCAGTTCGAGCGCACCCTGATCATCGTGGACGAGGGCGCCCAGGCCCACTACATCGAGGGCTGCACCGCGCCGACCTACGCCAGCGACTCCTTCCACTCCGGCGTGATCGAGATCATCGTCAAGGAAGGCGCCCGCTTCCGCTACTCCACCATCCAGAACTGGAGCCACAACGTCTACAACCTCGTGACCCAGCGCGCCGCCGTGTACGGCAATGGCGTGATGGAGTGGGTGGACGGCAACCTTGGCTCCAAGGTCACCATGAAGTACCCCGCCTGCTACCTGCTGGAGGAAGGCGCCCGTGGTGAGGTCCTGTCTATCGCCATGGCCGGGCGCGGCCAGCACCAGGACGCCGGGGCGAAGATCGTCCACTTCGCGCCGTACACCAGCGGCACCATCGTCTCCAAGTCGATCTCCAAGGACTCGGGCCGTTCCTCCTACCGTGGCCTCGTGAAGATCTACGAGGGCGCCCGCGGCAGCAAGACGAACGTCGAGTGCGACGCCCTCCTGCTCGATGAGGAAGCCCGCACCGACACCTACCCCTACATCGAGATCGAGGAAAAGGATGCTTCGGTGGGCCACGAAGCGACCGTCTCCAAGATCAACGACGAGCAGATCCTGTACCTCCAGAGCCGCGGCCTGAGCGAGGACGAGGCGGCGGGCCTGATCGTGCGCGGCTTCATCGAGCCCATCGCCAAGGAACTCCCGCTGGAATACGCGGTGGAACTCAACCGCCTGATCGAACTCGAAATGGAAGGCTCGGTCGGCTGA
- a CDS encoding cupin domain-containing protein, protein MVPESLPLAPNGDVPNNPRPVLIYRAALTDRTPAQIEGHLSKRGWTNAWRNGIYDFHHYHSTAHEVLVVVRGQARLTLGGEGGSQVPVGEGDVLLLPAGTGHRNDGSSADLLVIGAYAGGREWDLCRPEETDVEAARERVGQVPDWERAPTD, encoded by the coding sequence ATGGTCCCCGAATCCCTGCCTCTCGCGCCCAATGGGGATGTGCCCAACAACCCCCGCCCCGTGCTGATTTACCGCGCCGCGCTGACGGACCGCACGCCTGCCCAGATTGAGGGGCATCTCTCCAAACGCGGCTGGACGAACGCCTGGCGAAACGGCATCTACGACTTCCACCACTACCACTCGACCGCCCACGAGGTCCTTGTGGTCGTGCGTGGGCAAGCTCGCCTCACCCTGGGCGGCGAGGGTGGCTCGCAGGTGCCGGTGGGCGAGGGAGATGTGCTCCTCCTGCCCGCCGGGACGGGCCACCGGAACGACGGCAGCAGCGCCGACCTGCTGGTGATCGGCGCCTATGCGGGGGGCCGGGAGTGGGACCTATGCCGCCCGGAGGAGACGGACGTGGAGGCGGCGCGGGAGAGGGTGGGGCAGGTACCGGACTGGGAACGCGCACCGACCGACTGA
- a CDS encoding type III pantothenate kinase, with amino-acid sequence MAASPSSFPLLAVDIGNTSTVLGLADASLTLTHTWRVRTNRDHLPDDLALQLRGLFALAGAESPRAAVLSSVAPPLGQNYALALRRHFRVEAFEVSAENLPDVTVELDQPGAVGADRLANLFGAERYLGGHEYAVVVDFGTSTNFDVIGRGRRFLGGVLATGAQLSADALFSRAAKLPRITLEAPRTAIGKNTTHALQSGLVFGYAEMVDGLLRRIRAELPGEAVAVATGGFSRTVEGICREIDHYDETLTVRGLLELWASRPDRT; translated from the coding sequence GTGGCTGCCTCCCCCTCCTCCTTCCCGCTGCTCGCCGTGGATATCGGCAACACCAGCACGGTGCTGGGCCTTGCGGACGCCTCGCTGACCCTCACGCACACCTGGCGGGTGCGGACCAACCGCGACCATCTGCCCGACGACCTCGCGCTGCAACTCCGGGGCCTGTTCGCGCTGGCCGGGGCCGAGTCGCCCCGCGCCGCCGTGCTGAGCAGTGTGGCGCCGCCGCTGGGCCAGAACTACGCGCTGGCGCTGCGTCGGCACTTCCGGGTGGAAGCCTTCGAGGTCAGCGCCGAGAATCTGCCCGACGTGACGGTCGAACTCGATCAGCCGGGCGCGGTGGGGGCCGACCGCCTCGCCAACCTGTTCGGGGCCGAGCGCTACCTGGGCGGGCACGAGTACGCGGTCGTCGTGGATTTCGGCACCTCGACCAACTTCGACGTGATCGGGCGCGGACGGCGCTTTCTGGGGGGCGTGCTGGCGACTGGGGCGCAGCTCAGTGCCGACGCCCTTTTCTCGCGGGCGGCCAAGCTGCCGCGCATCACGCTGGAGGCGCCGCGTACCGCCATCGGCAAGAACACCACCCACGCCCTGCAATCCGGCCTCGTCTTCGGGTACGCCGAGATGGTGGACGGCCTGCTGCGCCGCATCCGTGCCGAGCTGCCGGGGGAGGCCGTCGCGGTCGCCACGGGCGGCTTCTCCCGCACGGTGGAGGGGATCTGCCGCGAGATCGACCACTACGACGAGACACTGACCGTGCGTGGCCTGCTGGAGCTGTGGGCCAGCCGTCCCGACCGAACATAA
- the efp gene encoding elongation factor P, giving the protein MISVTELRNGTKVEMDGGLWECLEYSHLKMGRGGAKVVTKFRNMETGSIVDRTFNSGEKLQDIYVEGKKMQFLYKDGSDFVFMDLETYDQVHLPPSLVGDASKFMKENTEIEVAMYGEKPLSITLPNQVILKITQTDPGVRGDTVSGGTKPATLETGAVVQVPLFVEQGTDVKVDTRTGQYLSRA; this is encoded by the coding sequence ATGATCAGCGTGACGGAACTGCGCAACGGCACCAAGGTGGAGATGGACGGCGGGCTGTGGGAGTGCCTGGAGTACTCGCACCTCAAGATGGGGCGCGGCGGGGCCAAGGTCGTGACCAAGTTCCGCAACATGGAGACCGGCTCCATCGTGGACCGCACCTTCAACAGCGGCGAGAAATTGCAGGACATCTACGTCGAGGGCAAGAAGATGCAGTTCCTGTACAAGGACGGCTCGGACTTCGTGTTCATGGACCTGGAAACCTACGATCAGGTCCACCTGCCCCCCTCATTGGTGGGTGACGCCAGCAAGTTCATGAAGGAAAACACCGAGATCGAGGTGGCGATGTACGGCGAGAAGCCCCTGAGCATCACGCTGCCCAACCAGGTCATTCTCAAGATCACCCAGACCGACCCCGGCGTGCGCGGCGACACCGTCTCCGGCGGCACCAAGCCCGCCACCCTGGAGACGGGCGCGGTCGTGCAGGTGCCCCTCTTCGTGGAGCAGGGCACCGACGTGAAGGTCGATACCCGCACGGGCCAGTACCTCAGCCGCGCCTGA
- a CDS encoding ExbD/TolR family protein, which translates to MRRRFREGSEGGVTFDFAPMVDIVLLLLIFFFLTSSLGARQNALPLDLPRASATVQETPELPIVSVDRSGKIFLNGKETTLTRLGGRLEPLVKSSGGLVGLRADERGNYGTVVRVMDEIKKAGGERLALGTRDAEE; encoded by the coding sequence GTGAGGCGGCGCTTCCGCGAGGGCAGCGAGGGGGGCGTGACCTTCGACTTCGCCCCGATGGTGGACATCGTGCTGCTGCTGCTGATCTTCTTCTTCCTGACGAGCAGCCTGGGGGCGCGGCAAAACGCCTTGCCCCTTGACCTGCCCCGCGCCAGCGCGACCGTGCAGGAGACGCCGGAGCTGCCCATCGTGAGCGTGGACCGCTCGGGCAAGATTTTCCTGAATGGGAAGGAAACGACGCTGACCCGGCTGGGCGGGCGGCTGGAGCCGCTGGTAAAGTCGTCCGGCGGGCTGGTGGGCCTGCGGGCCGACGAACGCGGCAATTACGGGACGGTGGTGCGCGTGATGGACGAGATCAAGAAGGCCGGGGGCGAGCGTCTGGCGCTGGGCACCCGCGACGCGGAGGAGTAA
- a CDS encoding 50S ribosomal protein L25/general stress protein Ctc → MELRAIPRTGQQKLAPGLIPAVAYNKEKNVSFAIERKAFDRAFRQQGTTGLFDITLEGGETFPALVKTVQMDKRRREAIHADFYLVTYGEPVQVSVPVHTSGKSQGEVMGGLVDIVVHNLDIVAPGPRRIPQEISVDVAALNIGDHVTAGQIKLPEGVKLAVDEDLVVISVLPPRLSAEELEAETQAAQVAGLVAAGELSEEAAAAVLEGDASIEEVKAEAAEGSEAQRETAEASDEANQG, encoded by the coding sequence ATGGAACTGAGAGCCATCCCCCGCACCGGCCAGCAGAAGCTGGCGCCCGGACTGATCCCCGCCGTCGCCTACAACAAGGAGAAGAACGTCTCCTTCGCCATCGAGCGCAAGGCCTTTGACCGCGCCTTCCGTCAGCAGGGCACGACGGGCCTGTTCGACATCACCCTCGAAGGCGGCGAAACCTTCCCGGCCCTCGTCAAGACCGTCCAGATGGACAAGCGCCGCCGCGAGGCGATTCACGCCGACTTCTACCTGGTGACCTACGGCGAGCCGGTGCAGGTCAGCGTGCCCGTGCATACGTCGGGCAAGAGCCAGGGTGAGGTCATGGGCGGCCTCGTTGACATCGTGGTGCACAACCTCGATATCGTGGCCCCCGGCCCCCGCCGCATCCCGCAGGAAATCAGCGTGGACGTGGCTGCCCTGAACATCGGCGACCACGTGACCGCCGGACAGATCAAGCTCCCCGAGGGCGTCAAGCTCGCGGTGGACGAGGACCTCGTGGTCATCAGCGTGCTGCCGCCCCGCCTCAGCGCCGAGGAGCTGGAAGCCGAGACCCAGGCCGCCCAGGTTGCCGGTCTGGTCGCTGCCGGGGAACTCTCCGAGGAAGCCGCCGCCGCCGTGTTGGAGGGCGACGCCAGCATCGAGGAAGTCAAGGCCGAGGCCGCCGAGGGCAGCGAAGCCCAGCGCGAGACCGCCGAGGCCAGCGACGAGGCCAACCAGGGCTAA
- the sufC gene encoding Fe-S cluster assembly ATPase SufC has protein sequence MTDQPHQLATPQLEIRNLHASVGDQPILKGVNIVVPRGELHAIMGPNGNGKSTLAKVIVGDPEYTVTEGEVLVDGQNILEMEPDERARLGVFLAFQYPVEIPGVTIANFLRLAMQARKAEGEEVSFTEFYGKLTSALKTLEWDESIVERYLNEGFSGGEKKRNEILQMLMLDPNYIIMDETDSGLDVDALKIVAKGVNSLRGPNLGGLIITHYQRLLNYIVPDRVHIIVDGRVVQSGGPELAQRLDSEGYDWVKQLAVAGD, from the coding sequence ATGACCGATCAGCCGCACCAGCTCGCCACGCCCCAACTGGAAATCCGCAACCTCCACGCCTCCGTCGGCGACCAGCCCATCCTGAAGGGCGTCAACATCGTCGTGCCGCGCGGCGAACTGCACGCGATCATGGGGCCGAACGGCAACGGCAAGAGCACCCTCGCCAAGGTGATCGTGGGCGACCCCGAGTACACCGTGACCGAGGGCGAGGTGCTGGTCGACGGTCAGAACATCCTGGAGATGGAGCCCGACGAGCGTGCCCGCCTCGGCGTCTTCCTGGCCTTCCAGTACCCGGTCGAGATTCCTGGCGTGACCATCGCCAATTTCCTGCGCCTCGCCATGCAGGCCCGCAAGGCCGAGGGCGAGGAGGTCAGCTTCACCGAGTTCTACGGCAAGCTGACGAGCGCCCTGAAGACCCTGGAGTGGGACGAGAGCATCGTCGAGCGCTACCTCAACGAGGGCTTTTCCGGCGGCGAGAAGAAGCGCAACGAGATTCTCCAGATGCTAATGCTGGACCCCAACTACATCATCATGGACGAGACCGACTCCGGCCTCGACGTGGACGCCCTGAAGATCGTCGCCAAGGGCGTGAACAGCCTGCGTGGGCCGAATCTCGGCGGCCTGATCATCACCCACTACCAGAGATTGCTGAACTACATCGTGCCCGACCGGGTCCACATCATCGTGGACGGGCGCGTCGTGCAGTCGGGCGGCCCCGAACTCGCCCAGCGCCTCGACAGCGAGGGCTACGACTGGGTCAAGCAGCTCGCGGTCGCGGGCGACTGA
- a CDS encoding pyridoxamine 5'-phosphate oxidase family protein, whose translation MTTKAMSTLAQKMRGMDYCLLTTVSSHGRLASRPMSNNGEVEYNGTSYFFTWADSRMAKDIAGNKHVQLNFKADKGFLFVSVQGEARVLTDRRVMKDHWHEELRQWFKEGLDTEGLVMLVVDAKRIQWWGEEDGQIEL comes from the coding sequence ATGACGACCAAAGCCATGAGCACCCTCGCGCAGAAGATGCGTGGCATGGACTACTGCCTGCTGACCACCGTGAGCAGCCACGGCCGCCTGGCCTCGCGCCCCATGAGCAACAACGGCGAGGTCGAGTACAACGGCACCTCGTACTTCTTCACCTGGGCCGACTCGCGCATGGCAAAGGACATCGCCGGAAACAAGCACGTGCAACTGAACTTCAAGGCCGACAAGGGCTTTCTGTTCGTCTCGGTGCAGGGCGAGGCCCGCGTGCTCACCGACCGCCGCGTGATGAAAGACCACTGGCACGAGGAGCTGCGCCAGTGGTTCAAGGAGGGCCTCGACACTGAGGGGCTGGTGATGCTTGTCGTGGATGCCAAGCGCATCCAGTGGTGGGGCGAGGAGGACGGGCAGATTGAGTTGTGA